Proteins encoded in a region of the Diospyros lotus cultivar Yz01 chromosome 9, ASM1463336v1, whole genome shotgun sequence genome:
- the LOC127809740 gene encoding U3 small nucleolar RNA-associated protein 18 homolog, with the protein MSLISQNVLPNDQIEEIKRKTSEKPSLSDGDKIKKRKKEQKEEDIQMVIHQEKEMKKLENFLFGSLYSPVEFGKDDGEELMNVPGKNSALFFTDRSADTVVSVYEENVMLQESSNDEGKGGEREPVWVDEEEKKISINIAKVNRLRKLRKEEDENVISGSTYMSRLRAQHIKLNPGTEWAQLDLQTGYYSSDDEDSGKEDGISLARGYNNIERVDEILQTNEDLVVKSSVKLLPGLLEYSRLIDANAEDPSSGPINSVQFHRNAQLLLTGGLDKKLRFFQIDGKRNTKIQSIFLDDCPVRKAAFLPDGSQVIASGRRKFFYSFDLVKATVDKIGPLTGREEKSLEVFEVSPDSRTIAFVGNEGYILLVSSKTKELIGTLKMNGTCRSLAFANDGQHLLSSGGDGHVYHWDLRTRACFHKAVDEGCINGTALCTSPSGSLFAAGSDSGIVNIYNRENFLGGKRKPMKTIENLTTKVDFMKFNTDNQILAISSSMKKNSLKLVHIPSFTVFSNWPPPNRTLHYPRCLDFSPGGGFMALGNAAGKVLLYKLHHYNHA; encoded by the coding sequence ATGAGtttgatttctcaaaatgtACTTCCTAATGACCAAATTGAGGAGATTAAAAGGAAGACCTCTGAGAAGCCTTCACTCTCAGATGGTGAcaaaataaagaagagaaagaaagagcagAAGGAAGAGGACATACAGATGGTAATTCATcaggaaaaagaaatgaagaagttGGAGAACTTTTTGTTTGGTTCTTTGTACTCCCCAGTTGAGTTTGGGAAGGATGATGGGGAGGAACTGATGAACGTGCCTGGCAAGAACTCTGCTTTGTTCTTCACAGACAGGTCTGCAGATACGGTGGTCTCTGTTTATGAGGAGAATGTGATGCTCCAGGAGAGTAGTAACGATGAAGGGAAAGGAGGGGAAAGGGAACCTGTATGGGTGGATGAGGAGGAGAAAAAGATCAGCATAAATATAGCTAAAGTTAACAGATTAAGAAAGCTGAGGAAGGAAGAGGATGAGAATGTGATATCAGGTTCAACATACATGTCCAGATTAAGGGCTCAGCATATAAAGTTGAACCCAGGAACAGAGTGGGCCCAACTTGATTTGCAAACTGGGTATTACAGCTCTGATGACGAAGATTCTGGTAAAGAAGATGGGATATCTTTGGCACGTGGTTATAACAATATTGAAcgtgttgatgaaattctccaaacaaatgAGGACCTTGTTGTGAAGAGCAGTGTGAAGCTGTTGCCTGGACTCCTTGAGTACTCAAGATTAATAGATGCAAATGCTGAGGATCCTTCCAGTGGTCCCATAAATTCAGTTCAGTTCCATAGGAATGCTCAATTGCTGCTTACTGGTGGATTAGACAAAAAACTGAGGTTTTTCCAGATAGATGGCAAAAGGAACACAAAAATACAAAGTATCTTCCTAGACGATTGTCCTGTTAGGAAGGCCGCTTTCTTACCTGATGGATCTCAAGTGATTGCATCAGGAAGAAGAAAGTTCTTCTATAGTTTCGATCTAGTGAAAGCAACTGTTGATAAAATTGGGCCCCTTACTGGGAGGGAGGAGAAGAGCttggaagtttttgaggtttCACCTGATTCTAGAACAATCGCTTTTGTGGGTAATGAAGGATATATCTTGTTAGTCTCATCAAAAACAAAGGAACTTATTGGAACGCTCAAGATGAATGGGACTTGTAGGTCATTAGCTTTTGCTAATGATGGGCAACACTTACTTAGCTCTGGTGGTGATGGGCATGTTTATCATTGGGATCTGAGAACAAGGGCTTGCTTCCACAAGGCTGTTGACGAAGGCTGCATAAATGGTACAGCTCTTTGTACATCCCCAAGTGGAAGTCTATTTGCAGCTGGTTCAGACAGTGGGATTGTGAATATTTacaatagagaaaatttttTGGGGGGCAAGAGAAAACCGATGAAGACCATTGAGAATCTAACCACAAAGGTGgattttatgaaattcaatACAGATAATCAGATATTGGCAATCAGTTCTAGCATGAAGAAAAATAGCCTTAAGCTAGTTCACATTCCATCATTTACTGTCTTCTCTAACTGGCCTCCACCAAATCGAACCCTACATTATCCCCGATGCTTGGACTTTAGTCCTGGTGGTGGTTTCATGGCTCTAGGAAATGCAGCTGGAAAGGTCTTATTGTATAAGTTGCATCATTACAACCATGCATGA